The sequence TCCCCTCTCCACCATTTCGATACCCTTGCCTCGAACTCCCTTCCCTCGGCAACAAAACCATACTCGTGGCCCGGTTCAGTTGCCGGTTCATTACTTGCTTCCTCACCTCAACCGGAAGCCGTAGAGTGAACCGGTCCGTGTTCTCACCCGGTTGGACCAGGGAGTGTCCGGTCGAGTGGGACCGCGGGAATAATAACAACTTCCGCACTCGGTTGGATCGAGATCCACCGCCACGTGTACGGTTCCTATTCAAAGTTTGATTCACATTTAAAACCTCCAACATTTCATCCTTTCCTTTTACATTCTCTCTTTGTTCATCTCCCACTTCCTCACCTTCTGCCTCTCTGTTGTGTACAGACTCCAAACCGTCGTCGTATTGCCCCTCGAGGTCCAACTCGGGCGGGTCAAGCTCGGCGAGCCGGTGAACCGACTCGCCCGGTTCGGGAACGAGATTAGCCCGACAAACCGGGCAAGTAGTGTGCGAAGCCAGCCACGCGTCGATACACTCGGGGTGGAACACGTGGTCGCATTTGGGAATCAAGCGCAGCCTCTCGTCGTCCTCAAACTCGTTCAGACACACCGCGCACTCCAACGCGCCCTTCCCGATCTTCAGCCCCTTCACGGCCGAGTAGACCAAGGTCGGGAACGTCTCGATGACCGCCGCGTCGAGCCCACGCGCCGCGGCGGCGCGTCGGGAGAGGCCCCTCATTCGGACGCTGTTGGAATTGGCCGGGCCCTGAGAGCAGTGGCGGATGTAGATCGAGAAAAAGCCCATGAAGAAAAGCGCGGCGATCAGCACCACCACGATTATCGCCATTGATGGGCTGAACCTAGCGTATTGGTACTGGTCTGGGCTGGGCTGGGACTGGGCCGCGGCCCATTTGATCATCACCTCCGGACATATAGAAAGAACTCCGATCAGAGTCCAGATCGGACGGTTGGGATCGAAGCTGAAGAGCATGGCTTTTGTTTTCTGAGTTTAGTAAAATGgaatgtgtgagagagtgtaaatttgtgagagagagaaaggtttatatatgaaagagagagagagagagagagaggaagcgTGGGAATCAAGATAAGGGGTGTGGGGTCCAATGAAGAAATTTCTATGGCTTTTCCCGAGTGTGTTGGGTCGGAGAGACTGACGTTGGTGTTGGGTCATGGATGACTGACACGTGTGGtaggttttgtttggttttttaacGAAGGTTCCGAAAGAAAATTGACTGTGTGAATTATTAGTGAAAAATACtcattttagatttaaaaatggGTTGGTGGTGGTGTTCAATGGATTGATTTTTGTTAGTTTATTAGTAACAATGTAGATGGCTTATattaaaatagtaataatttGTGAGTTCCAATTAGTTAacttagctcaactgataaaatttctgacaattgtataaaaaatttgacaagagtggacgtcataagttaaaactttcgaaaaaaaatattaataattttttcacttgtttaaaaaaatattatttaattattattattataaaaaaaaaggaagtataCTAGAATGTATACATGCATTTAGTGTATCAAAAAGTCAAGTGACACAACTATCGTACACAATTCTAATACTTGTTTAAGCAATAAGTTATGAGTAGTAGATTAATTATTTTCACATGAACTCATTATTAGCGTGAACTTTTACTCTTAGAGAATAAATTCTATAAAGATCTGGTGTAAAACCAATATTTTACCCATCCAATTTCAACGTGCCA comes from Castanea sativa cultivar Marrone di Chiusa Pesio chromosome 3, ASM4071231v1 and encodes:
- the LOC142629666 gene encoding E3 ubiquitin-protein ligase ATL6-like, producing the protein MLFSFDPNRPIWTLIGVLSICPEVMIKWAAAQSQPSPDQYQYARFSPSMAIIVVVLIAALFFMGFFSIYIRHCSQGPANSNSVRMRGLSRRAAAARGLDAAVIETFPTLVYSAVKGLKIGKGALECAVCLNEFEDDERLRLIPKCDHVFHPECIDAWLASHTTCPVCRANLVPEPGESVHRLAELDPPELDLEGQYDDGLESVHNREAEGEEVGDEQRENVKGKDEMLEVLNVNQTLNRNRTRGGGSRSNRVRKLLLFPRSHSTGHSLVQPGENTDRFTLRLPVEVRKQVMNRQLNRATSMVLLPREGSSRQGYRNGGEGSSQGKSYRRLEKLDPMVKSDRWVFTMAPPFLVRASSLRSPRVATNSGEGTSAQPVRPVGFVSDSARPPV